One genomic segment of Huiozyma naganishii CBS 8797 chromosome 8, complete genome includes these proteins:
- the NHP6A gene encoding high-mobility group nucleosome-binding protein (similar to Saccharomyces cerevisiae NHP6B (YBR089C-A) and NHP6A (YPR052C); ancestral locus Anc_3.333), translating to MEMRSSVVECVSHLVTTTTTTAQTVMSTREPKKRVTRKKKDPNAPKRSMSAYMFFANENRDIVKSENPNATFGQLGKLLGEKWKNMSTEDKEPYDAKAAADKKRYESEKELYNATKEK from the coding sequence ATGGAAATGCGTTCCTCAGTGGTAGAGTGTGTTTCGCACCTTgtaacaacaacaacaacaactgcacAAACAGTAATGTCTACCAGAGAGCCAAAGAAGAGAGTTacgaggaagaagaaggaccCTAATGCCCCAAAGAGGTCGATGTCTGCGTACATGTTTTTCGCTAACGAAAACAGGGACATTGTCAAATCCGAAAATCCGAATGCCACTTTTGGCCAATTGGGTAAGTTGCTTGGTGAGAAGTGGAAGAACATGTCCACCGAGGACAAAGAACCGTACGACGCGAAGGCCGCTGCTGACAAGAAGAGATACGAGTCCGAGAAGGAACTGTATAACGCTACCAAGGAGAAGTGA
- the SMK1 gene encoding mitogen-activated protein kinase SMK1 (similar to Saccharomyces cerevisiae SMK1 (YPR054W); ancestral locus Anc_3.338), whose product MANALRTNNNISNLPTAYSHAKINHRKRFLNDRCDSGKRTYNNITNFSVPANYHIVQALGKGSYGIVCSARDLKGTTPYQVAIKKIINIFHKEILLKRAIRELKFMHFFKGHRNIVSLIDLEIVTEKPYDGLYCYQELIEYDLAKVIHSSNVVFSEFHIKYFVYQILCGIKYIHSADVIHRDLKPGNILCTLNGCLKICDFGLARGIHAEYFAAGHSSFQNITNYVATRWYRAPELILSNKMYTKAIDMWSIGCILAEFYLRKPIFMGRDSLHQIHEIMKILGTPPKDVLIAYGSLKSINMLNTPGPGAPAKPWGSIFPQASAEAHDLLGHLLTWKVSPRFTVEQCLEHPFVMDVRQPTEEPACPLGPFDFSYENNLRSMRDLREYLIDEVVKFRQETGRS is encoded by the coding sequence ATGGCAAACGCACTACGTACtaataataatatcagTAACTTACCTACTGCCTACAGTCATGCCAAGATTAACCATAGGAAGaggtttttgaatgataGGTGTGATTCAGGTAAGAGGACGTACAACAATATTACTAATTTCTCAGTACCTGCAAATTACCATATAGTGCAGGCGTTGGGGAAGGGATCCTACGGGATTGTGTGCTCCGCGAGAGACTTGAAGGGAACCACCCCATACCAGGTGGCTATTAAAAAGATAATCAATATCTTCCACAAAGAGATATTGTTGAAGCGTGCTATCAGGGAATTGAAGTTCATGCACTTTTTCAAAGGTCATAGAAACATCGTGTCTCTGATAGACTTGGAGATTGTGACGGAGAAACCGTACGACGGATTGTACTGCTACCAGGAACTGATAGAGTACGATCTTGCAAAAGTGATTCACTCCTCAAATGTCGTGTTCTCCGAGTTCCACATAAAATACTTTGTGTACCAGATCCTCTGCGGTATCAAATATATTCACTCAGCAGATGTTATCCACAGGGACTTGAAACCGGGGAATATCCTGTGCACTTTGAACGGATGCTTGAAGATTTGCGATTTCGGGCTAGCAAGAGGGATCCACGCGGAGTATTTTGCCGCGGGGCACAGTTCGTTCCAAAACATCACAAACTACGTAGCCACAAGATGGTACAGAGCCCCCGAATTAATACTCTCAAACAAAATGTACACCAAGGCAATAGACATGTGGTCCATCGGGTGCATTTTGGCCGAATTCTACCTTAGAAAACCTATATTCATGGGGAGGGATTCTCTTCACCAGATCCACGAAATCATGAAAATATTGGGTACACCACCAAAGGACGTACTGATTGCATATGGTTCACTGAAAAGCATAAACATGCTCAACACTCCAGGTCCCGGAGCACCCGCCAAGCCCTGGGGGAGTATTTTCCCACAGGCATCCGCGGAAGCACATGATTTGTTGGGACATTTGTTAACTTGGAAGGTATCTCCAAGATTCACTGTCGAGCAATGCTTGGAACACCCGTTTGTGATGGATGTAAGACAACCCACGGAAGAACCAGCGTGCCCCCTCGGACCCTTTGATTTCTCCTACGAAAACAATTTAAGAAGCATGAGAGATCTGAGAGAGTATCTAATAGATGAGGTTGTGAAGTTCAGACAGGAGACAGGTAGAAGTTAA